CAAGCTCCTAACAACCTTGCCTTCCGATGTACCAAGCGCCAGCTTCTCTCCCTACTAGGACACCTGAATTTTGCCATCCACATCATCCCTCAAGGGTGATCCTTCTTCTCCCACTTACTGTCCCTTTCTGCTGCCGTCCCATCCCTCCACCATTTCATAGTCCTGGGTGACGCCTGTAAAATGGAGCTCAGAATGTGGCCTGACTTCCCTTCCTCTCGGAAcagcatttcctttttttatgatGACCACATAACTCAGCACGAAGACATCCAACTGTACACTGATGCGGCTTCCTCCATCAGATTCGGTGGTTACTATGGTGGTAGATGGTTCGCCTCAGATTGGCCAGTGGAACTGTCCTTGCCCTCTGCTCCCTCAGCGCTCGACAATCCATACCCCATAGTCATCACTGGCCTTCTTTGGGACTATGAGTGGTCCAAAAAGTTATCCTCCTCCCCTCAGACAACCACACCGCTGTCAATATCATAAACAGAGGTCGCTCACAATCACTAGACATCATGTAGTTCATCAGCAGTCTGACCCTAATCTCAGCCCAACACCAATTCATCATCCACAACGCCCATGTTCCAGGCTACAAAAATTCCATCGCTGACTCCCTCTCCCGTTTCTCATTTCATAAATTCAAATCCTTGGCAGCAGACTGAGGTCTTTATCTGACACTGGTCCCTCCGTTTTTAGCCACAATCTTCACCTGAACCCTCAGCTTCTCTGTCTCGTCACCACGTTGCAACAAGCAATCATAAATAGTCTCACTCCTAAAACTCTTTCACCGTACTATTCAGGTTTATGCTATTTGAAAAACTTCCATACAGTGCACAGTCTACCCTTTCCATCCGTGGACATCATAACATTAACCAGCTTCATCACTTACGCCCACTCGGTTCTCAGAATCAGAACATTTGCTATTCAAGTATACCTGAGTGGTATAAACTTCTTCATCAAACTGTTTTCCAGAGCTCCAGCCCCCTCCATTTCGCACCCCCACATCAACATGGTAATCAAAAGCTTAAGAAAGGCAGAACCTCAGCTTGCACTGAAACATTTACCCGTGACAGCAGACCTCCTCACCCGTTGTATCCAAACTGTCCATGAAGGATATTTATCCCCATCCATTGACTCAACCCTCAAATCTATGTTCCTCCTAGCATTCTTCTGTTTACGGTGATCAGAATTCACCACCACTGCATCTAATTACGACCCATCACGGCACGCCTCTTCGACATTTCTCTCCACTCCCCAGATATCCTCAGATTTAACctcaaacaaagcaaaaccaACCAGCTTGGCCTTTCTCATCccatttttctcttccttttaaGCTCTCATCTGAGCTCTTTCAAACtcatttaaatttacataaacCAGAGACTAGCCCACCATGCTTCTCCTCAAGATACCACTCTTCACCACAGAGTAACTATGCACTTCTGGTTCCACCACCATGCACAATTCCAAGTGCATGAGGCATCTTCTGCATAGTGCAGAATGAATGCTTCATTATGTCCCCAGAAACTCAACCACATGTACCCATCATGTCTTATGGTGCAAAGACTGGCAATGTGAGGTTTATATTAAACACTGACATGGCTGTGGCACAAGCCATTTATTTTAGAATATGCAGCAGCTCATAGCTTCGCCTAAATAACACCAAGCTGAAACAGAGTAGGATCCcaacaaaaataccaaaagtacaaaaatacaaaaaagccAGTTTTAGTTAACAAGTTTATAAAAACgttaaaagttttatttataatgataGATTACTTCACCACCAGTCTGCTCACTACTGCTGTAAGATGGCTTTAACATCAATAATACTGTCACAATAACTGATCAAACCCAATAATTACAAACTTGATCAGCCACATATCACTACAAGTCCTTCTCAGTGACTCACTTATACATTTGCAAACCACAGACGGCTGCAGTTTGGTGAAAACTTCAATGACACAAAACTACTGTCACACGTTTAACTGTGGAagttttcacaacagacatcagagacttttacataaatatgtttCACAAGATCCTCCTGCACATCTTCTCAGTTAATTACACAGAACAGTGGTTGCaccatagaaacacacacacacacacacacacacacacacacacacacacacacacaccactcacacacagaaacacacgtacacacacaaacacaaacacacacacacacacacacacacacacgtccctCCTGTCCAATCCTGTCGCTCCTCGTCTGTATAAAGGTTCGTCTCTCAGACGGAGCTTTCATGTTCGAGCCATGGTCTTCCTGTGGATCCTCTCCTGCTTCGCCTTCGCCGGCGCCGCCTACGGTAAGACAGCTGAGGGAGTGAAGCATGCTGGGTAGACtgagctgcttgtttttaatttacaactattatatttatttatagatttaataTTTAGCGGCTCTGGGTGGGCGGCCATCATCTACCGACCggttgagaggagagagagaacaatgcAAGTTCCACATAGAGatgtatagtaataataatggtaataatcataataagactaataataataattgtagcaGTGGGTGTTGAACAGCTCTGGAGGCAGAAATACCTGCAGAAAgcaacaggaggagagaggagagagacagctcACAGCTCCTGGTATTCCCAGgaggtctcccatccaagtactaaccaggccccaTCCTGCTCAGCTTCCCACATCACAAGAGATCCCACGTGTGCAGGGTGGTGAGGCCGTAAGACTTTatgaagataaaatgatttttataagTGTCTGAAGATAACTGGACACAGTCTGAGATCGATCCGTGTTTATTGGCTGATCACTTTAAAAGTATTGatcttgttacacacacatggacacagtTTCATGAACATGTGGTTGTTTCAGTATAGCAATAAAGGTGCATTCTGggagtgattgacagctcagATTACATGTTTAGAAAAGATCAGGATTCCACATTTAACTGCACTTCAACTCCAGCTGAGAACAACTATTACTGATGAAATGATAATATTACAACCTGTAGATTAAATTAGATCATTAATATCATTGATTCAAGAGGAGTGGAACAACCTTCATGGGGATCAGtaaagagatggaaagagatgCTGTAATAAGATTGATGCTTTATTAAAGGGAAAAGACAAACTGTAAATGTCTcgttaaaacaaagaaaatacatttttataggtttatttatttatacttgcTTCAGCAGAGAAAGCCTTTCAGATTTCGACGTCTTACTTTAATAAACTTTTGACATGtggtctgtttgtctttatgctaagctaagctaactgtttccccctgctttcaCTCTTATGCTAAGATAGCTGTTTTCCCCTATTTGCAGTctgatgctaagctaagctagctgttttccttccagtctttatgctaagctaagctagctgttttctcctccttccagtcttgatgctaagctaagctagctgttttctcctccttccagtcttgatgctaagctaagctagctgttttctcttccttccagtctttatgctaagctaagctagctgttttctcttccttccagtctttatgctaagctaagctagctgttttctcctccttccagtcttgatgctaagctaagctagctgttttctcttccttccagtctttatactaagctaaactagctgttttctcctccttccaGTCTTGATGCTAAACTAGCCTCTTCCTGACTTCCAACAGCATCATGTCGAACAGTTTTTTTACTTTGATGTGAATAAATAAGAACAAGcagtgtgttttatattttgtaagtTTTATTGAACTTCATTTTGAGCAAGTGAAACTCTCTCAGTTGGCGGCGATGGTCCGGTCTATCCAGGCGCGCAGTGCTGTGACGCGGGCGTACACAGCAGGCGTCATGGTATTGCAGGGGACTCTTCCAAAGGACACGACACCAACCAGAGTCCAGGCACCAGCCTTCTGACAGACCAGAGGACCTCCAGAGTCgccctgaaaacaaacacacacacaaaataagcacacaaacaaacaaaaaacatgcgTAGCTGATAGGTACATGTTAGCATGTCTATCTTCCAACATGTTGCTAATATGCTTGTTGGTGGTTAGTGTGCAGCACCCACCCTGCAGCTGGAGGTTCCGTTGGCTCCGGCACAGATCATCTTGGAGGTGATAGAGCTGCCGAAGAATCGACGGCACCGCCTATTGGTCAGCAGGGGGAgggctgcctgctgcagccggGTGGCGGGGTTACCTgcaacacatcaacacatcacaCTGATGTCTATACTGCCCCCAGTGGTCAAAGCATGCCATGTTTCCTGTGTTAACGCTCCCTTAGTGGTCTGAGAAGCTGTACAGGTGAGATTTAATCAGGTATAAGGcactgacaataataataataataataataataataataataataataataataataaatatagccATAAGTGGCAATTTGCGGGTTCAAGCTTTTTAGCACTTAACAGAGGGAAGCAGCTCGATCAGCCAAAATTGAAGGTGAGGTGGTGAACGAAGATGAGCAAAGTCACTTCAACTACTTTAGTTCTATTTAAAGGAGTGAGtcaccaataataataatgatagtcaCTGTTGTAGTGGGTCAGGCCCCAGCAGCTGTAAAGcactaataataatcataataaacataattgatgtggatattttgagtgatggtcagcacctcagtggagaaaagtaggcacgagcctttgatgtcttaaagctgaaaatgtttgttgaaGCCCTTGATCAAGGAGAACTGAAATAGCAAACATTGAAGTCTTCTGCAACttggatgctgtctctttccattCTGTCCTCTGAAGGTCTGACTCTCAGGGTCCTATCTCACGCCCGGTGCAGAGCGGCACTACGCGCAGCGCAAATAAATgtggtgaaaacaatgattaaactaacgaaggaaataaatctgcacagcttctagctgctgccagcagcaggatcagaaccttggagagctcatcaagtcctgataactgtgttgatgattctttacatgattaaaattaattcttTAATCTTTGAACAATATtcaacaaatattctttaacatttttgaggtTACAGTGATCAAGTTTCTATACTTTCAACAATTAAaacctgctgatttgacctgatACTCcctgactgaacaaaacgattttaaagaaaccaaagctgtaattaaaataataaaccttttcaaaaaccaaacgaagacaaatttgcaacaaatgaatgaacaggatcttaaactggtggtctgggaccacgggagggtccaggagcagcagtgtgctcgttatggatcgtgcACTTTCCCTTTGTGcacgagcagatccgtttcctctgcagagaagcgctccTTCTTGCTACTCGGCAAATACGCCgttataatagcaatccgccaaggtgcaagcacacctggctcttaaagggaaagggagatgacactgtgattggtttattgcatgttacgctgAAAACACagccatgattaattaggagactatggacaacccctttgaaccgtGCGCCTGGTGCAGCGACCATTTTTCCaccgttaaaatagcaaaagtggatttggactcACCCTCAATGACATAgcgccatgcgcttcagaccatgcactttagatcgttaaaatagggcccagaGGCTTTAACCTAAGCAGATCAGCCTACactatgaaaaattagtctaattggttcactagtttctaaacaaggaagtGCATTTTACCCGTGTTAGTTCAGGTCACGTTGCATGGAActtcaggtcactgtcagcacattCTGGCTACACATTCACCTATCTTTGTTGTCTAGGAAGGCCCCCTCCGACCTTGGTAACCACAGTaatgctgatttaccctttaTCAGAGAGGCCTCTGccttccccaaaacatcagaGAGGGTTctggagtctcaaggagaggagagaattgTCTCCTTTCTacttaagaattacagtgtgacctcaaggcaCCATTATTATCAGGCCTCAATAAGCAGGAATGagacttttaaaatgtacaattaGTAACTAGCCCAGGCTTGACCCGatgtaacccaatttgtaacccctaaagatggaaaattccataacaataatgataataataatgataataattaagTCACCATTGCCATTGGTCCAGCCCCAGCCGGTGGTCATGCACGTTATGCCTGCAGGGACGTTGTCTCTGGTCTCGGCCACGCACACGGGGGAAACACGCCTGTTTATCTGGGCGGGTCTGGCCAGCTTGATGAGCTGGATGTCGTTGTTAAAGCGGGTGGGGCTGTTGTAGTCGGGATGTGTGAACGCCTGACAAGAAACGACATCATTAGCTGGTGAAAACGCAGGAGCTCAAGAGACATGATGAAGTCCTGCTGCTTGTTGCTCACCTGGCCGACCCTCATCACCTGGACGTCTTCCGCAGAGGAGCGGAGGTTGTGTTCGCCGAGAACCACAAGAGTCGACCTCCTACAGGAAAGGATGTGAGTGAAACGGccaataaaaaaacagctgagtaACACCTGAGCAACAGGAGGCGGAGCCTAATGTAAACACCGTCTGTTATTCAAATGACAATAAGTCCCATCATGATGTCAGCTGACcctttttaaatttcaacagGTGTATTTTCTCAGATAAAAATGCTTgaatgtgaaaattaaaaagTGATAATTCAGTGAACCAATAAGCTGTATGTTCTCatctaaaatcataattattcaACAATTtccataaaacatttgatcttGCTGGAGCTCGGCTTGAGGacttgttgctatgacaacagtttaaaatacatttcaatcCAATTTTGAAGCACCGAAAAAATCTAATAATTTCTGTCAAATCATCaacaattaaatcaaaataactCAGAACTCAAAACCTCCGTTACAGTGTGAAGATAGAGGTGAAGATGACAGGTGAagggttaaaggttaaaggttaaaggtcatTGGTGTTTACCTGATGGGACAGTGAGCGGCGGTCAC
This genomic interval from Thunnus thynnus chromosome 11, fThuThy2.1, whole genome shotgun sequence contains the following:
- the LOC137192212 gene encoding chymotrypsin A-like isoform X1, whose translation is MVFLWILSCFAFVGAAYGQRGCGTPAIPPDISGYSDIVNGKEAKPHSWPWQVSLQARPGSHFCGGSLINESWVVTAAHCPIRRSTLVVLGEHNLRSSAEDVQVMRVGQAFTHPDYNSPTRFNNDIQLIKLARPAQINRRVSPVCVAETRDNVPAGITCMTTGWGWTNGNGNPATRLQQAALPLLTNRRCRRFFGSSITSKMICAGANGTSSCRGDSGGPLVCQKAGAWTLVGVVSFGRVPCNTMTPAVYARVTALRAWIDRTIAAN
- the LOC137192212 gene encoding chymotrypsinogen 2-like isoform X2; its protein translation is MVFLWILSCFAFVGAAYGCGTPAIPPDISGYSDIVNGKEAKPHSWPWQVSLQARPGSHFCGGSLINESWVVTAAHCPIRRSTLVVLGEHNLRSSAEDVQVMRVGQAFTHPDYNSPTRFNNDIQLIKLARPAQINRRVSPVCVAETRDNVPAGITCMTTGWGWTNGNGNPATRLQQAALPLLTNRRCRRFFGSSITSKMICAGANGTSSCRGDSGGPLVCQKAGAWTLVGVVSFGRVPCNTMTPAVYARVTALRAWIDRTIAAN